In Polaromonas sp. JS666, one genomic interval encodes:
- the denD gene encoding D-erythronate dehydrogenase — protein MHILITGGCGFLGARLARTLLARGTLSLAGAAAQPITSITLADRAPPPADLAKDPRIAFVGGDLNALLDCRQLPNAGAALIFHLAAAVSGDCEADFDLGMRSNLDATRALLEGCRALGTQPVLVFSSSVAVFGNSPEQPLPAVIEDMTLPTPQGSYGIQKFIGEQLVADYTRKGFVQGRNVRLMTVSVRPGRPNGAASSFLSGMLREPLAGERARVPVHPDTAVALSSPASTIEGLLRAAQASPREWGARTAVNLPALTVTVRDMAAALERVAGPAATALLDWDVDAGITAIVGNWPSRIDTARAGALGLRADGNFEEVIRAYVRENPEAVKLSLQKEK, from the coding sequence ATGCATATCCTGATCACCGGCGGTTGCGGCTTTCTCGGTGCGCGGCTGGCGCGCACGCTGCTGGCCCGGGGCACGCTGTCCCTGGCGGGCGCGGCCGCGCAGCCCATCACCAGCATCACGCTGGCCGACCGTGCGCCGCCGCCCGCCGACCTGGCCAAGGACCCGCGCATTGCCTTCGTTGGCGGCGACCTCAATGCGTTGCTGGACTGCCGGCAGCTTCCCAACGCGGGTGCGGCGCTGATCTTTCACCTGGCCGCTGCCGTCAGCGGCGACTGCGAGGCCGACTTCGATCTTGGCATGCGCAGCAACCTCGATGCCACGCGTGCACTGCTCGAAGGCTGTCGCGCGCTCGGCACCCAGCCGGTGCTGGTGTTCTCGAGCTCGGTCGCGGTATTCGGCAATTCCCCCGAGCAGCCGCTGCCGGCCGTGATCGAAGACATGACCTTGCCCACACCCCAGGGCAGCTACGGCATCCAGAAATTCATCGGCGAACAGCTGGTCGCCGACTACACCCGCAAGGGCTTTGTGCAGGGCCGCAATGTCCGGCTGATGACGGTGTCGGTGCGCCCGGGCCGCCCCAACGGTGCGGCATCCAGCTTTCTCAGCGGCATGCTGCGCGAGCCACTGGCCGGCGAGCGTGCCCGTGTGCCGGTCCACCCCGACACGGCCGTTGCGCTCTCCTCCCCGGCGAGTACCATCGAAGGCTTGTTGCGCGCGGCGCAGGCCAGCCCCCGCGAGTGGGGCGCCCGCACGGCGGTCAACCTGCCGGCACTCACGGTCACCGTGCGTGACATGGCCGCGGCGCTGGAGCGTGTTGCCGGGCCGGCTGCGACCGCATTGCTCGACTGGGATGTCGATGCGGGCATCACGGCCATCGTGGGCAATTGGCCCAGCCGGATTGACACGGCGCGCGCCGGCGCGCTGGGACTGCGCGCTGACGGCAACTTCGAGGAGGTGATCCGCGCCTACGTGCGTGAGAATCCAGAGGCCGTGAAGTTGTCATTGCAAAAGGAAAAGTAA